Proteins encoded in a region of the Streptomyces sp. NBC_01471 genome:
- a CDS encoding LamG-like jellyroll fold domain-containing protein yields the protein MSAVMNKCGSRTLIATVVATVVAGVLAPVGAGGQALAAPGRALTASAATGSAKTALTEQAAEAKAADTGADVEITSLRSESSEVYATADGQLEAVQHVRPVRARVRGAWKPVDNTLAKTGDGTVAPAAPAVDMAFSGGGDTPLVSLERAGKKLAYSWPTSLPAPALEGDTATYKNVLPDVDLQLRADVDGFHQLLVVRTAEAAKNPALAELKLGVDAPGLTLKESAQGGLEAHDNGGGGLAFEAPTPLMWDSAGPAATRSAKALTAEPRAGAAEAEGPGDASNVAPIGVEVAADGSELRLTPDQDMLGSAATHFPVFIDPQTYTPKAGAWTMVSRYWADSPQWRFNGDSDAGVGDCEWSYCAPYDVKRVFFQMPTSAFAGKSILSATFVAHETHSASCDGRGVELWRTKGIGKATTWNNSQDDWLDRLETRDVAYGGGTTCPGGDVEFNAIDGVKYAASHNDSSTSFGLRASSETDKFGWKRFSDDAYLRVKYNNPPKQIAMSHLSMNPGGMCKKPENKVSVHTRPMIQATDVTDPDHDQVSVQFQAYWDTGDGKGTVARWTSAKTTPKKSGSNFSTALPSSIPKNKTVDWAARAIDYDAGKYYSYSPWSQTGSATACYFIYDPDAPPGPKISSGDYPAINDEDPADPSYDGVGRYGNFTMSSTDTSVTRYWFGVNEEPSEDNEVLTTAGAAKTVSFRPTKSGTNFLYAATLDAAGNKSAPIPYEFKVKAGQPARAQWKLDDAAGSSQAEGSAGDRTLAVNGAPTLGVEGAVGDAVSFDGAHDYLQSDIPTVVTSAGFSVSAWVKLSKMPDGAAVIATQPGNNSPGFELYYSKTSDRWAFDQYTADTASATPVRAMQASGGGVKPDEWVHLAGTYSTATDLLSLYVNGSLAGTAAYATPWDAHRGLQIGAGSYDGKPASYFPGAIDDIRIYDKPLAPADVTQLASKKSLNAGRPARAVFPLDDSAVGGDGKPTMELHGQADVEAAVLKNGAEPGEAGAYGKALSLDGVDDYATTVSPHVNNQASFSVVAWARLSTKPTHAGIVATQTGKVKPGFELYYSPTYGWSFNQYTADSTAGTPVRASQGGTTKSPAGEWTQLLGSYDAVTNDLRLYVNGVWVSTAKFTAPFYGGGPVRIGAGSYSGKPDSFFPGQVDDVQVYDRALSAPEASDLYRARPIVEGRWRLDGAAGSPAVSPDDLPTSTARHPLTLGSGASIDTSGSNNYVGIGGLLLDGTTSSYAATAASPLHTNASFTASTWVTTPGRPDHPVTVMSQAGAKNSAFTVRYMPDKKDPVNAGAWQLDMADTDGTTTTHTVAEHTNFQDNTWTNITVVYDAFTTEMRLYVNGEVRQTSCLDDDDDGVPNDPACTEKASWNSDVHPFDASQGLQLGRTRTGGSFGEYWSGGIDDVWMLQGVATDEQIAELAGGVDLATNPGP from the coding sequence ATGAGTGCAGTGATGAACAAGTGCGGCAGCAGGACGCTGATTGCCACCGTGGTGGCGACGGTTGTCGCGGGGGTGCTCGCGCCTGTGGGGGCCGGAGGTCAGGCGCTCGCCGCGCCGGGGCGAGCTCTCACCGCGTCTGCGGCCACGGGGAGTGCGAAGACGGCGCTGACCGAGCAGGCGGCTGAAGCGAAGGCCGCTGACACAGGTGCGGATGTCGAGATCACCTCGCTGCGTTCGGAGTCGAGTGAGGTCTACGCCACCGCGGACGGGCAGTTGGAGGCGGTCCAGCATGTGCGGCCGGTTCGAGCGCGCGTACGCGGGGCATGGAAGCCCGTCGACAACACGCTGGCCAAAACCGGCGACGGCACGGTTGCTCCCGCTGCCCCAGCCGTTGACATGGCATTCTCCGGCGGCGGCGACACCCCGTTGGTGTCCTTGGAGCGGGCGGGGAAGAAGCTGGCGTACTCCTGGCCGACCTCACTGCCAGCCCCGGCGCTGGAGGGGGACACGGCGACCTACAAGAACGTACTCCCGGACGTGGACCTGCAGCTGCGGGCCGACGTCGACGGCTTTCACCAACTGCTTGTGGTGCGTACCGCTGAGGCCGCGAAGAACCCCGCCCTTGCGGAGCTGAAGCTGGGGGTGGATGCGCCCGGTCTGACCTTGAAGGAGTCGGCCCAGGGCGGTTTGGAAGCGCACGACAACGGCGGGGGCGGTCTGGCCTTCGAGGCGCCGACCCCGCTGATGTGGGATTCGGCCGGCCCGGCTGCCACTCGGAGCGCGAAGGCGCTTACTGCTGAGCCGAGGGCCGGCGCGGCTGAGGCTGAGGGACCGGGAGACGCCTCGAATGTGGCTCCGATCGGTGTGGAAGTGGCAGCGGACGGCAGTGAGCTGCGCCTGACACCGGATCAGGACATGCTGGGCAGCGCGGCTACACACTTCCCGGTGTTCATCGATCCGCAGACCTACACGCCCAAGGCCGGTGCGTGGACGATGGTTTCGCGGTACTGGGCCGACAGCCCGCAGTGGCGGTTCAACGGCGACTCGGACGCGGGCGTGGGTGACTGCGAGTGGAGTTACTGCGCGCCGTACGACGTCAAGCGAGTCTTCTTCCAGATGCCGACTTCTGCCTTCGCTGGCAAGTCCATCCTCAGCGCGACGTTCGTGGCGCACGAAACCCACTCCGCCTCCTGCGACGGCCGGGGGGTGGAGCTGTGGCGCACCAAGGGGATAGGTAAGGCAACGACGTGGAACAACTCGCAGGACGACTGGCTGGACCGTCTTGAGACCCGGGATGTCGCATACGGAGGCGGCACCACGTGCCCGGGCGGTGATGTGGAGTTCAACGCCATCGACGGCGTGAAGTACGCGGCCTCGCACAACGACTCGTCCACGTCCTTCGGCCTGCGCGCCTCCAGCGAGACCGACAAGTTCGGCTGGAAGCGCTTCTCCGACGACGCCTACCTGCGCGTCAAGTACAACAACCCGCCGAAGCAGATCGCCATGTCGCATCTGTCCATGAACCCGGGCGGTATGTGCAAGAAGCCGGAGAACAAGGTTTCCGTGCACACCCGCCCGATGATCCAGGCGACTGACGTCACAGACCCGGACCACGATCAAGTGAGTGTGCAGTTCCAGGCGTACTGGGACACCGGGGACGGCAAGGGCACCGTGGCCCGGTGGACGTCGGCGAAGACGACCCCGAAGAAGTCCGGGTCGAACTTCTCGACCGCCCTGCCTTCGTCGATCCCGAAGAACAAGACCGTCGACTGGGCTGCCCGGGCGATCGACTACGACGCCGGCAAGTACTACAGCTACTCGCCCTGGTCACAGACCGGATCGGCGACTGCCTGCTACTTCATCTACGACCCGGATGCCCCGCCCGGACCGAAGATCAGCTCCGGCGACTACCCGGCCATCAACGACGAGGATCCTGCGGACCCCAGTTACGACGGGGTGGGCCGATACGGCAATTTCACCATGTCCTCCACCGACACCAGCGTCACCAGGTACTGGTTCGGCGTCAACGAGGAACCCTCCGAGGACAACGAAGTACTGACCACAGCCGGCGCCGCCAAGACCGTCAGCTTCCGGCCCACGAAATCGGGAACGAACTTCCTGTACGCCGCCACTCTGGACGCGGCCGGCAACAAGAGCGCGCCGATTCCCTATGAGTTCAAGGTCAAGGCCGGTCAGCCGGCCCGGGCACAGTGGAAGCTGGACGACGCGGCAGGATCCAGCCAGGCGGAGGGAAGTGCGGGAGACCGCACTCTCGCAGTCAACGGCGCCCCCACTCTGGGTGTCGAAGGCGCGGTCGGTGATGCCGTTAGCTTCGACGGGGCACACGACTACCTGCAATCCGACATTCCCACCGTGGTCACCTCAGCCGGATTCTCGGTGTCCGCATGGGTGAAGCTCTCCAAAATGCCGGACGGTGCGGCAGTCATCGCCACCCAACCGGGGAACAACAGCCCCGGCTTCGAGCTCTACTACTCAAAAACGTCCGATCGCTGGGCTTTCGACCAGTACACCGCCGACACTGCCTCGGCGACGCCGGTGCGCGCCATGCAGGCTTCCGGCGGCGGGGTGAAGCCTGATGAATGGGTGCACTTGGCGGGTACCTACAGCACCGCCACCGACCTGCTGAGCCTGTACGTCAACGGCAGCCTGGCCGGGACAGCGGCGTACGCCACACCGTGGGATGCGCATCGCGGCCTGCAGATCGGCGCTGGATCGTACGACGGCAAACCCGCCTCCTACTTTCCGGGCGCCATCGATGACATACGGATTTACGACAAGCCGCTCGCCCCGGCCGACGTCACACAACTGGCGAGCAAGAAGTCGCTCAACGCCGGCCGTCCGGCCCGCGCGGTATTCCCTCTGGACGATTCAGCTGTCGGAGGGGACGGCAAGCCCACCATGGAGCTTCACGGCCAGGCGGATGTGGAAGCTGCCGTCCTCAAGAACGGTGCCGAGCCCGGCGAAGCGGGCGCCTATGGCAAGGCACTGAGTCTGGACGGAGTGGACGACTACGCCACCACTGTTTCTCCGCATGTCAACAATCAGGCCAGTTTCTCCGTTGTCGCCTGGGCGAGGCTCTCAACAAAGCCGACCCACGCAGGGATCGTCGCCACTCAGACCGGCAAGGTGAAGCCCGGGTTCGAGCTCTACTACTCGCCCACCTATGGCTGGTCCTTCAATCAGTACACCGCCGACAGCACTGCCGGGACCCCGGTGCGCGCCTCTCAGGGCGGCACCACGAAGTCGCCGGCCGGTGAGTGGACACAGCTTCTCGGTTCCTATGACGCGGTAACCAACGACCTGCGCCTCTACGTGAATGGCGTGTGGGTCTCCACTGCCAAATTCACGGCCCCCTTCTACGGCGGCGGGCCCGTCCGGATCGGCGCTGGTTCCTACAGCGGGAAACCCGACAGTTTCTTTCCCGGACAGGTCGACGACGTGCAGGTGTACGACCGGGCGCTGTCGGCACCTGAGGCATCGGACCTGTACCGCGCACGTCCGATCGTCGAAGGCCGCTGGAGGCTGGACGGCGCGGCGGGCAGCCCGGCCGTCTCTCCGGACGACCTGCCGACTTCAACCGCCCGGCACCCGCTGACCCTGGGGTCCGGCGCGAGCATCGACACCAGTGGCAGCAACAACTACGTCGGCATCGGCGGTCTGCTTCTGGACGGCACCACCAGCAGCTACGCCGCCACCGCGGCCTCACCGCTGCACACCAACGCCAGTTTCACCGCCAGCACCTGGGTGACGACTCCCGGTCGCCCTGATCACCCAGTGACGGTGATGAGTCAGGCCGGAGCGAAGAACAGCGCATTCACCGTCCGCTACATGCCGGACAAGAAAGACCCGGTGAACGCCGGCGCCTGGCAGCTGGACATGGCAGACACCGACGGCACCACCACGACACACACCGTCGCGGAGCACACCAACTTCCAGGACAACACCTGGACCAACATCACCGTCGTCTACGACGCCTTCACCACCGAAATGCGCCTGTACGTGAACGGAGAGGTACGCCAGACATCGTGCTTGGACGACGATGACGATGGCGTACCCAACGACCCCGCGTGTACGGAGAAGGCCTCCTGGAACTCGGACGTGCATCCCTTTGACGCGTCCCAGGGACTGCAGCTCGGCCGAACCCGGACCGGTGGAAGCTTCGGTGAGTACTGGTCGGGTGGCATCGACGACGTGTGGATGCTTCAGGGCGTTGCCACTGACGAGCAGATCGCCGAGCTCGCCGGCGGAGTCGATCTGGCGACCAACCCCGGCCCCTGA